In Synechococcus sp. PCC 7502, the genomic stretch CCAGCTACAACTATGAAGCCATCGGCAGTGCGGATATGAGTGGCTAATTTCTCCATTTTTGGGGGAGCATGATCTTTTTCATACTCTTTGTACATTCGGTTTAAGATCCCGAAGTCATAATCCATAGCATCAGCAAATACAACTTCATGATTTCTTTGCTTAAGCTGATTAATTATGAATTTAACCGCTTTAATGCCTTGGCGATCACTTCTGTAGGAACCATAGAAAACTAATGTTTTAAAGCTCATTACTAATTACCCTTATAATTCAATTGATCTACTTAAAAAAACAAAGTCCTATTTTAGTAGCAGGTGGGGCACAGCAATAGTTGAGGAGGTAGTCTTCAAACTCTCTTAACTCAGATAATTGGCAATTTGCTAACACGGGCTGAAGGAGAATCTTAGTTAGGCGTAAAGTGAGTTATTTATTTTGAATCTTAGAATCACTTCTTTGAAAACTATCTGGATACAGTTCACCCAAGACTTTTAAAGCCTCTATTGTTTGAACGCCGCTCAGCGGGACGACCATTCCAAATTTCTGCTTGAGGGGTGATTCCAGAAAACCATGAATTGCATAGAGTTATATACGCAAGTTCAGTTTTATTTTGCATTGTAGTTTCCCCAAAAATTTAGCATTTGAATAGTCTTTTGACTTCTAATACCATCAACTATCTATGATTGAAATCCTATTTGAGTTGATGCAGGAATGTATATCTTGTATTGATACCTCTTAAATATTCATGATGTCGTCATGATCCTTGATTAATTCTTTAGATAAATTGGCTTTCAAATCGTGGTGCTTATTAATGCTTATTAAAGAGAACATCCGTAAGTTGATTAAACCGTAGCTTTGCTTGGTGATAATTGATTGCCTAAAAATTAGATGATTCTGGTTTATTTCTTTTTCTGAATTAGTAACTTGATGTGGGTTGCCATATAGATAATAATCATAACTTAGAGATTTAGCTGGGATTGAGACGGGCGATCGCCCAAGTAGCATATGAACCAATTGGACTCCAAGTTAGATAGGGCAGAAGTAAGATTGCTCCCCAGTTAGAGATTTGCCATACTTCCAGAGCTAGGACTACTCCCATGCCAAAGCCGATTAATCCCACCCAAGTTCCTAATTTAAGATTGCGCGATCGCTGGGTAATGGGAATATAGGCGATGATCATAATTTCTAGTAACAGATAAAATGCCATAATCACCCAACCTCTTATGCTACCTAGCTCCTCCTCCCAAATCAGATAAGCAGAGATGCCGCCACAGATTAAAATTAATGTCCAAATTACGGGGATGAGTACCTCAAAAGTTAGCCAACGGGGACGACGAAGCTCCATAAACCATCTGCGATCGCTAGGCGAAGTGAATAGATTTGCTCCTAAAGAAACTATGAGCGTAATTGTGGCGATCGCCATCCAGGATTTAATCATTATTTTGATTATCAAGAGCTTAAAAATTAAGCAGATAAGGTATAGCGTTTTTCAATTGCCAATTTAATGCGATCGCGACTTTCATCAGGTGAAATATCCGTAGTTAATTCAATCTGGCTAACCTCCGATGCTAAGGTCTTATCTTTAATCGAATTTTGGAGCCAATTTGAGTAATCTTGTTGCTGTAAATGATATAGCCAAGTGCGATCGTCTACCCCTGCCGCTAATTGGATAAACATAATTAGGTTGTGGGCTCTTAAATTTAATTTCTCATCCTCACCCCTAAAATAGAAGCTCCGATCTTCACCCAATTTACCTTCAGCATAGTTGCGCATATGTCGTTGTCTTTCTTGGCGTGGGGCGATTACCTGAAATTGAAACGGCTGCTCTTCATTATCTAGAAACCATGCAACTGCTTCTCCAGCCACCAGTTCTGATGGTAATGGCTCGGTTGGTAATTCATATTCTACGCTTTTACAAAAATCTGTAATTGTCTTCATCGGTGACTTAACCGCAATGATGGTATCAACCAAAGACAAAGCGGAAGCTGCTAAGTGTTCGGGATGAACTGTAATCATCAAAATTCCATTTACAGCCTGAGGTAAAGTCACCGCAGCATTCCAATCTGCATGAAACATATGATGAACTTCATCAATCACAATCCAATGGGGTCTTCCTGTCCGTACTCGCATTTCTAATAAAGAAGGCAATAGCTGTGATAAAAATAGAGGGCGATCGTCAAGCTTTACCCCGATTAAATTAACCACCAGATTCTGCTCAGGCTTACTCAAAATGGCTATTACTTCTGTAGGATTCGGAACCTGTTGCGCATTTCCCAATACTACTGTGCCATCAAAGTTTTGATAGTCTCCTTCAGGATCAATAATACAAAACTGATAGCCTTTATCTCTAAACCTTTCTAGTAATCCCGTCGCTAGAGTTGATTTCCCCCCACCCGAAATTCCTGCCAGCAAAATATTACGGTTCAGTGGCTGAATATAGACTTCCTGATCCCCTTGAAGTTTTCCTAATATGA encodes the following:
- a CDS encoding TspO/MBR family protein → MIKSWMAIATITLIVSLGANLFTSPSDRRWFMELRRPRWLTFEVLIPVIWTLILICGGISAYLIWEEELGSIRGWVIMAFYLLLEIMIIAYIPITQRSRNLKLGTWVGLIGFGMGVVLALEVWQISNWGAILLLPYLTWSPIGSYATWAIARLNPS
- a CDS encoding HAD-IIB family hydrolase; amino-acid sequence: MHYLILATDYDGTLATNGKVSEATLDALKRLQKSGRKLILVTGRQLEDLCEVFPEVNLFDCVVAENGAVLYFPSTREELLLGSLPPESFVQKLRSLNIDPLSVGKVIVATWEPNETEVLNVIREQGLDLQVIFNKGAVMVLPAGVNKASGLAAALGRMNLSMHNTVAIGDAENDLAFLKLCEYSVAVANSLPSVKSEVDWTTAGARGDGVIELIDRLLAQDGEEFSLLPERNRIILGKLQGDQEVYIQPLNRNILLAGISGGGKSTLATGLLERFRDKGYQFCIIDPEGDYQNFDGTVVLGNAQQVPNPTEVIAILSKPEQNLVVNLIGVKLDDRPLFLSQLLPSLLEMRVRTGRPHWIVIDEVHHMFHADWNAAVTLPQAVNGILMITVHPEHLAASALSLVDTIIAVKSPMKTITDFCKSVEYELPTEPLPSELVAGEAVAWFLDNEEQPFQFQVIAPRQERQRHMRNYAEGKLGEDRSFYFRGEDEKLNLRAHNLIMFIQLAAGVDDRTWLYHLQQQDYSNWLQNSIKDKTLASEVSQIELTTDISPDESRDRIKLAIEKRYTLSA